The sequence CCCCGACTTGAACGGCATCCATAGCTGTCTGCATCACATTTTCCACGATCCGGGCAGCTCTTTTCATATAGGTGATTTCCCTGTCGGATTTTATGATCCTGACCCAATTGACAAGAAGATTGGCATCCCTAAAAGCTGCCTTAGGCAGACCTTTTTTCAAACTCTCGAAGCATTTTGCCGTAAAGTAATAGGTATCCATCTCCACCCCCACAGAACCTTCACCATACCCCATTTCCATTAAAACATTTGCTGCATAATCCATAGGATGTTTTACCGTCGAATGCACATAATCATCGGTATAGGCTCGAATGTTATCTGAGTCTAACCAAGTGGTAACTTTAGCCCCATTGGCATCCTGACCTCTCCCTATCCAGACAGGCTGTTCCCGGTCAATTAAAACAATCACTAATTGGTGAACATAGAAGGACCATCCGTCATAACCGGTCAGATAATTCATATTGGCGGGGTCCGTTACCAGCAAAACGCTGATGCCTTGGTCATTCATTCTCTTTTTCACATTTTCCAGGCGAGTTTGGTACTCAGATACTTCGAAATTTAACAATGCCCTCATCCTTTCAGCAACAAACTAGTTTTAATCATTGACCCTTATTCTTGTTTAACACCATGAGAATTTGTCGATTGTCGACAAAAGGTGAACGGGCAATAATCTCTCTCCAAACAAAAAGCAATGGCGCTTTAAACTACTCTTCAAGAGTCTCTAAGCGCCATTGCTTCCGTATATTATGAGGGACTTTTCTCCTGGTTCATCTTCTGATGAAATCTATGCATCTTGTCTATTAAGCCTGATTTTCTTCAACTGTTTCTTCCATTTTATAGGTCATAATATGGTTTCTCAGTGCCTTTTTACAGTTTTCTAAATCAGCCAACTGCAAATGGCGGATAATCTCATAATGATCTTTAGCCGTGACATCCAGATTACCAGTCAGCTGAGTGTCGATAACCATGGCCATCTGGAGCTGAACATTCAGATCATGTAAAACCTTTTCTCTTCTTTTACTGCCGGATTTTTCCCATAAGTAGCTGTGAAACTCCATGTCTTTTTGGTTCATCGCAACGATTTTATCGGTCTCTTCCCCCGAGCCTTCGGCAATCAGCTCCATATCCCTGACAATATTATTTAATTTGCCAAAGTCCGTCTCTGAGAGTTTGTTTTCTTTGACGATGATCTCCAGGACGCTGTTTTCCAAAAGAATTCGTATATCAAAAATTTCCCTGACATCCTCCAGCCCCATCCTGGCTACATAGTTACCTTTGCGAGGTATGGATTTCATCAGGCCCTGATTCTGTAATTCCCGAATTCCCTCTCTAACCGGAGCCCGGCTGATCCCCAGCTCTGCGGCCACATTAACCTCTGTGACATGGTCCCCCTCTTTATAATGTCCGGCAAGAATCTTGTTTTTTAAATAATCCACAACTAAAGAACTTAAATTGCCGGGCACGGTTCTTTTTTCCTCTCTCATAACAACCCCCTTCCGCTTTCCTGCTTATCAATCCTTTTATACCGTCTTAAAGCAGGTCTGGTAAGAGCTTCACATGTTAAACTTCTCCCCTCAGTCTAAAAAACCTTCTAATTATAATCTACCTTGATTATATCGAGGATTGATTAACATCTCTGCTCTATTACTTCAATGCATACAGGCAATCACGATAATGCTCTGTAAAACCCCTGATGTCTTCAGCCACTTGTCCTGGTTCTTCTTTTTCAATAATGATTCTCCGGAAGCAGTCGGCAATAAATTTCATGTCACCTTCCCTCATGCCATTCCTGGTTACCTCAGCAGTCCCAATGCGCAGTTCCCGGTCAAGCTGGCCAAAATCATCGGAGCACAAGATGTTAGCCTTCTCCAATTGCTTGGAGATTTCCAGACCGCTGCCGAAGTCACTGACATCGACAAGAATTAAATGAGTTTGGGAATAGCCCCTGGCGGAACCAATCACCCGGAAACCATCTTCCTCCATATACCTGCCTAAGGCTTGGGAATTCTTGATAACTTGAGTTCCGTACTCCTTTCCAAAGGCCTTCATTTCCAGCATGGCTACCGCCAAAGCGGGAAGCCGCTGCAAATGATGGCTGGTAACCAAGGAAGCCCCTAAGGTATTGCCGATTTTTTTATAGATTTCCCCGTCATTCGTGAGGATAAAGCCTCCCTGAGGTCCGGGAAAGGACTTATGAGTGCTGCCGATCATAACGTCAACTCCCTGCTGCAGGGGATTAGGAAATACCCCTCCGGCAATGAGACCGTTAACATGGGAAGAATCGTGAACCAGGATGATCCCTTCCCGAGAGGCAATTTCTTTTATCTCAGCAATGGGTTCCGGCCAAAGCATCCCTGATCCCCCAAAAATGATCATTTTGGGTTTTAAGTCATGAATCATCCGGAGCAATCCAGGCAGATCCACAGCTCGGTCTTCATCAAAAGGTATAAATTCCAGGCGGATGCTTTCCTGTAAATGGGAGGCCTCCCGCATCAGGGTCACCAATCCATGTCCCCAGTCCCTGAGATGTATCTCCAAAACCAGGTCATGGGGGGAAAGCAGACCCAGTACGGATGCTACCCCGGCAATATGTCCGCCTATGGGCCTCAGGTCCGCATAGGCGGCGCCAAAAACATCCTTGACTAAATCCTGGGTTTTCATTTCAAATTCATGAATATATTTGTTGCCCCGGTATTCCCGATTGGCGGGATCAGCCGTGGAATAACAGCCATAACGATTTCCGAAATCAGAGGTTAAATGATTGCGTACAGCGAGACTGGAACAGTTTTCTGAAGCAATTAAGTTTAAGCAGTTCTGCCGGTATAAGACATGGCGATTCACTAATTCATCAATTTCTGTGATGTTGCTAAACATTCCGCATTCTCCTTTATTCTCAAACCCCTGACCAGTTATAGTTTCCAACCCTTAAACCCTCACTTGCGGAACCTGCTTAAGAAGGAAATGGTCCGGGGATTTTGGGGGTTCTCGAAGAGTTGTTCAGGGGGGCCTTGTTCAATGATTTTACCATCCATAAAGATAACCCGGTCCGCAACTTCACGGGCGAAAGCCATTTCATGGGTGATTAAGAGCATGGTTGTGTTCCCTTCTGCAGCGATCTCTTTCAGAACCGTCAGGACTTCTCCCACCATTTCCGGATCAAGGGCTGATGTGACCTCATCGAAGACAATAACCTTGGGGCGCATGACTAAGGCACGAGCAATAGCAACACGTTGCTGCTGACCTCCGGAAAGCTGACGGGGATAATTGTCCAGCTTTTGACCTAACCCCACCTTCTCCAGCATTGCTATAGCTTGTTCCTTAGCTTCTTTTTTAGGAACGCCTAATACTTGCACGGGAGCCTCCATGACATTTCTTAGGATGGTCATATGGGGGAAGAGATTAAACTGCTGAAAGACCATACCCACATGACCGCGCACCTTATATAAATGTTTGGCATCAGCAGGCATTAAAGAGCCGTTGACGTTTTTATGCCATAGCTGATCGCCATTCACTTCGATAGTCCCGGCGGTGGGCTTTTCCAGGGTCACTAGCATGCGCCCCAAGGTGGTCTTCCCCGAACCGCTGGGGCCAATCACAGCTACTTTTTCACCGGGGGCAATGTCCAAATCGATTTTATCTAAGACATGAAGGTCGCCAAAGGACTTGGAGATACCGCGGTAACGAACCATGGGCTCAGATTTATTGACTTCAGCTTGAAGTTTCATCGCTTCATCCCTCCCTTTATCTGTTTCAGCGTTAAACGCTGAGATTTTCCATCATCATTTATAAGAGTTTAATTATAAGTTTTGGTTAAATTGTGCGTTCATTTGTTGAACAAGCAAGGACAGCAAATAACTCATAACTAAAAAAATTACACCTGCCATCGTAATGGGTTCCAAGTAGCGAAAGGAGTCGGCCCCAATAATCTTAGCCTTGCCTAATAATTCGATTAGAGTGATCGCTGAAAGTAAAGGAGTGTCCTTTAGTAAAGCAATTAAATAGTTGCCGAAAACGGGAATCATAGGTGGGATTGCCTGAGGAATAATGATTTTCAACCAAACATGACTGCGGGAAAAATTCAGGACACTGGCTGCCTCCCACTGACCCTTGGGAATGGAGTCAATGCCTGCCCGGTAGACCTCAGAAAGATAAGTGCTGTAATGAACTCCTAAGGTTAAAACCCCTGCTAAAAAGGGGGATAAAGCTAAGCCGAATTTCGGCAGCACATAAAAGACGAAAAATACTTGTGCCAGCAAAGGTGTGCTCCTGATAAATTCCACTCCGCCGCTGACCAGCCAAACAATGGGTTTTATTTTTGATCTTTTCAGGACTGCGATGAGCAAGCCTAAAAGGCAGCTTAAGAGAAAGGCCACAAAGGTAGCGCTGAGGGTAATCTGCAAGGACTTAAGTAATTTCGGCAAAAATGAAACTGTAAAATTCCAATCCCACATCTTTAAGCCCTCCCAACTGACATTTTTCGCTCTGCATACCGGACTCCCAGAGTAAGAGGATAGGCCAGGCAGAAATAGATGAGCAGTACCATTCCAAAAGTTTCTGTGGTTCGCAAGGTTGTGTTCTGCAGCATACTGGCCTGGAACATTAAATCATTTAAGGTAATTAAGGAAACTACCGCCGTTGCTTTTAACAGTTCAATCAGATAATTGCCAAAGGTAGGAATCATGATCAGAAAAGCCTGGGGCAGAATAATCCGCCACATAATTTGTCGGGGCTTCATATTTAAGACAATTCCCGTCTCTGTCTGCCCTTTGGGTATGGCCAGAATGGAACTGCGCACGACTTCCGAGCCATAAGCACCGAAGTGTAAGCCAAGAATCAGGATTCCTGCCTGCATGGCTGTTAAATTTACGTGAAAAAGGGGTAAGACAAAATACACCCAGAACAGCTGGACAAGAAGTGAAGTCCCCCGAAAGAACTCAGTATAGACCCCTGAGCAAATTCTGATCAGCTTCGATTGGGCTAACCGTCCAAAGCCCACAAGAAAGGAAACAAGGAAGGCTAAGACAGCAGATACTATGGTGAGTTCAATGGTTACTCCTGCCCCTCGCAAGAGAATAGGCAAAATATCAAATGGCGGGCTCATACCTGGGCTCCTCCTTTCATAGTCCTATGATGATGGGGCCTTGGGGCCGGCAGCCTCCATCCAGGTCTTTGGGCTTTGCGCCTGGGGGCCAGTGATTTCTTTCCCCTCCGGGGGAGGCTACCAGCCTTCGGGCCATGAATTAATCTCCCTTTACTTGGCCAAAACTTGTTCTACCGTTATACCTCCCGGCAAATTCTCTTCTGTGAAGCCAAAAGGTTTGATAATCTCCAGGAGTTCCCCGGATTTCTCCATAGCGGCCAGTTCTTTGTTATAGGCTTCCAGGAAATCTACGTCGGCTTTTCTGAGTACTGCTGCACCGTAGCCCACAACACTCTTGCCGTCAATAACAGGCTGAGTAAACTCTTTAACCCGTTCAATACCGGAGTCCTTAGCCGTATCTAAGACGGATTGCAGGGCCGGTCCCGACATTGTGATGACATTAACCCGGCCGGACTGTAAAGCCGCCAGAGCTGAGGGCTGATCCGGAACCGAAACAATCTGGGAATCTTTCACACCGATAGCCGTCAGTTCTTTAATCTCCGCTGATCCGGACATTGCCCCAACCTTAACCTGGGCATTAGCGGCGATATCCTCATAACTGTGTAAGTTCAAAGGATTTCCTGCCTTCACGGCAATACCTTCCCCAATTTGATAATCCGGATTTGCAAAGTTAACTTGCTTAGCCCGGTCGGCATTAATCCACATGCCGGCAGTTATCATATCGAAGCGATTAGCATTTAAGCCTGGAATAAGAGAACCAAACTCCGTCAACACACCATTCATCTCATTAATCCCTAATTTTTTGAGTATTGCCCGAGAGACTTCAACGGCTTCACCCGTTAGTTTTCCATCTGGAGTGGCGTATGCATAAGGAGCTTCATTGGCAAATCCTACGGTAATATACCCTTGCTGTTTTGCTTTTTCTAAGGTCGATGCCTCTTTAGGAGCAGGATTGTCTGACTTTGCTGCGGAACCGCACCCAACCAAGCTTACTGCCAAAATGAACACACTGAGAGTCGTCAAAATTACCGATCGTTTCTTCATTTTTTTTCTCCTCCTCTGTTAATTTAGTTTGTCCCTTTTTAATGATTGTCGATTGTCGACAATGTCCGGGTAAAAAATTTGGCCTGAGCCTTGTGATCCATGCAAAACAAAATGGTGCTTCGAGCTACTCTTATGAGTATCCTCAAAGCACCATTGCTTGCATAATTAATTTTGCTGAATGTTTTAGGTTGTGCACACCTTATGTTTGACATTTTAATCGATTATAAGTCAGAATGCAACACTTTTATTTAACTGAATCTTGTATACCTAAGGAGTTATATAACACCTTCCTCAAGACCGCTCTCGTAAATATTTCGAATCATTACTCCGGGTCCTGAATGGATAAGTTCTTGACTTCAGGGCATTAGAGAAAAAAAATGCAAATCATCTCATCGATACAATGGCCGCAGGCCCCCTTGCTTCTTTGCTTGACGCCCCCAATATTTCTTATACTAACAGCCTCATAGTCAAAATCGAAACCCCATAGCTCCTTATTGACTGATAAAGGGCAAGACGCACAGAGCACTGCGATACTGCTTTCCGAAAGAACTTTGCATGCCTCATCAAATCAACGTTTTTTGACGGGTACCTTACAAATAACCCGAAGCAGTGTACCTCATCTAAAAATCACCTTCAAAGGCCCGACCACATATTCTATCCATATATGGATAAAGGATGGAAAACCGAGATGAATAATGTGGTCAACGAACGTACGCCCCTCGTGATTGCAGCTGAGATTAACATGCTTAAAGATCACACCCATAAAACCGTGCTTATCAACTCCGTCGAGATCGGCCGGCGTCTGACAGAAGCCAAGGCTTTACTCAATCATGGGGAATGGGGCCAGTGGCTGAAAGAATCGGTCAATTACTCCCAAAGCACCGCCACCAGACTCATGCAAATCTATAAGGAGTACGGCCCCAAACTCCTCGACGTTTCCGAAGGAAACAACAGCTCAAATTATGCAGCGCTGCACAATTTGACTTACACCCAAGCCCTTATTCTCTTAGGTCTCCCGGAAGAAGAGCGGGAGAAATTCGTAGAAGACAATGCCATTGAAAATATGTCCACCCGGGAGCTGCAGCAAACAGTCAGCGAAAAGAACCAGGCGATTGAGGACAGAAATCAGGCCCAAGCAGAAAAATCTCAGGCCATTGAGGAGAAAGAAAGCCTTAAAAAAGAGCTGGACGGCAAAGACAGGGAAATTGCCCGATTAAGCAACCAGACCCAAGATCTGGAGAAACAGGTGGATGACTTTAAACTAAAGTATCAAAAGGAGCTTGATAAAGTCGCTGAAAAGCAGCCGGCACTGAAAGAAATTACAGAAGCGGCTCCCTCAGCCGAGAAAATCAGCGAGCTGGAAGAACAACTCAAAACGGCACAGGCCAAAAACTCCAGCATACCCTACGACGCCCAATTTTCCATTCACCGCGAAAACATCCGCAAGACTTTTGAAGAGCTGCTAAGAAGTCTTACCGCCTTAGACAAAATAGACCCGAAACAAAAAGAAATAAACCGGGCAGCTGCCCAGGAAATGCTGCAAAACATGGTTAATATGCTAAAAGAATGGCCTCCCGCTATCAAATTTACGAATTAATAATTAAGATCTTGCACCGTTCATGCTAAGACCTTCATCGTCTTCTTCAGCACAAACGATGGCAGAGGCTCCCTCAGTTTCCACAGAATACTGATGGGTGCCGATTCCACCGTCGTCCGGCTTTGAGACTGTCAATGAATGAGTTCCTGGTAAAGCCGCTGATCCTTAATAGCCCAATATATCCCCTCTCCTTATACAAATACAATTAAAAAAGAAGAGGCATATAACCCCTCCTTGTCTAGTTTTTATTAAATTATATATAGAATGTGAAAAGATCCCCGACTTGTAGAGGTCTTAGAATGCATCAAGTCTCATACTTAAACTTTTCGCTCTTTTTTTGTTTTGTTTTTCATTATACTCAAAACCATTTTTTAAATAAAAATCAGGTGTATCTGTTCGTTCAGTAATATCAGCATCAACAGCAATAAATCTACACCCTACACCAGATTCATTTATTTTCTCTAATAATCCCATACTTAGCCATAACATAAATGAACCATAAGGCAAATCTTTATAGTTTATATCAACTGCAAGTTTACCGATTTTCATAGATGGCACAGAATTAAAGGGAATATCCAATTTCTCTTTCTCTTTTTCTTCTGGATCTAACAAAAAAGAGTCGGTATTCAAAGCCATGTAGGCAATGATATCACCATTTTGTTTATTAATTAATAATTTAACTTGACATATGTTTTCTTGTATATAATATTTTGCATCATTAGTAAGAAATGAATTATAATCCTCTGAACCACAATTAAAATCCCCGAGTCTATAACCCGGGGAATAATTGACAAGCTCCACCATAGGTAAAATATTTTCAAATTCTTCTTCTTTGTAAAACATTATTTTGAAATACTCAACAAAGCTTTTAAAGCTTTCTGTCTCATATCTTTATTATTATCTGGTTTTTTAAGATCAGTCACCAATTTAACCAGATCCTGACCTTTTAAAATTGGTGTAGGAGCTATTGCTGTAGCCATAAATTTTTCCTCCTCTACAAACCCAGATAGATGCTTGTCCTTATACATATCTTATCACCTTCCAATTGGATATACAATAATTAGTATGCCCAAATTCACCAAAAAAGAAGGGAATAATTATGGTTATATGTTGTATTCAAATAAGCTTACTGTAGCATTTAATTTATTTGAATTAATAGCTCAACTTTCGCACCGCGGTTATAAAATAAGATATCATGCCCACCATTACAAGACGAATAGAAAATTGGTTTCCTGCCTGTTTGGGTGTTTTTTATGAAGATCGGATTGTGGGTTTTATCTTAATTACGAATCAACCCAATAGTATTAACTCCATATAAACGAACTGCGACTTCATTCTTCTGGGGCAATCCAAATTTTGCGGTTCGATCATGAAGTAGTCTTGATCATGTCCCAACTGTCGATATGCTCGGCAGTTGGGCTTTTTACGTACAAAACTTCCGATTGCGCCCTTTGAGAACCGTCCCCTGTACCCTCGGTTCTCACTGCCAATCTTCCCTGACTTGGAGGTATAACGCAAACAGATAATTTTCAACCTCATCGAAATGCTCATAGGCTAAGTCCACACCTAGCAAAGGGAAGAGGATGCCGGCCACTTGTCTGGCAATATTCTCTCGATCAGCTTGGGACAAGGAAGCTCGCCTAATCATATAGGTATTTAATAATTCCCACTCACGTATCCCAATCTTTTGTTTGGACCATTCATTGAGATCCAGGGCAATCTGCTGGGTATTCAGTCTGCGTTCAATCACCTTCTCCAGGGGATTGTTTTTCTTTTTTCGCTTAGATTTAGGTTGATAGATTACCAATGTTCCGGCTGCAAGATCACCAATGCGTTTGTGTCGGGAGTGCAAGAAGATCATGATTATTCCCAAGAGAAAAAGGACCGGCAGAAAATCGATGATTCGGAAAAGGTTGCGGACGGCTGACGCCAGAAAGGTGATCGACTGGCCATTATCTTGAATAACCTTAATCCCTACTATCATCTTTCCCGGAGTTCGGCCGGAACTGAAAAACTCGAAGAAAACGAAGTAACCCCACAATAATAGAAACAGCAGAACAATCATAATCGCCGTGAGATAGCTGGAGGCGGCCTCAGACAAGGGATCTGTATTAGGATAAGCCTCGCTAAATTTGATTAAACTGAAGGTTATACCAACATTGATCAAGATCAGAATAACCCAATCAATAATATTGGCGCTGGCCCGGCTACCGAGCCCCGCAATCTTAAAATTGATGGAAACCTGTTCTGGCGTCGTGATATGTACTTGATTAAGGCTCATGGTGAATGGCTCCTTTGTCCAATTTGTCGAGTCAACGAGTCAAGTGAGCTTTTAATTTCTACTTGGTTCTGGGAGTGGTATACTTATTTTAGAAGAGAATCAAGAAGTTGGTGTTCAAATGGATTTGAAAGCATTTATGAAACAACATGCTCAAGATTGGGACCTCTTGGAACAGTCCTTAAAAGAGCTTTCCAAAGGAAAACGAGCGCTGACTGCAGAGCGTGTGGATTATTTCCAAATGTCATATCAAAAAGCTGTCAACCATCTTTCCTTTAGTCAAACCTATTTTCCCGAGGAAGAAGTAACCATTTACCTCAATGACTTAGTGGCTAAAGCCCATAATCTTCTCTACCGTGATCAAGGGACAACCAGCTTATCTCAGCTGAAACATTTCTTTGGTAGTACTTTTATCCATCTAATGATAGAACAACGGAGATTTGTCTGGACTGCCTTCATCTTATTCTTAATCGGAGGGCTGGGAGGATTCCTGGCGGTGATCACTGATCCATTGCATCTTTATTCAGTGTTGCCGGGGGAGATTGCGAAACATGTGGATCCTGATCAATTAGGTCAGCATGGGATCGTCGATTCAGCCGGAATATCTGCCCAGATTATGACCAATAACATTCAGGTGGCCCTTCTCGCCTTTGTCGGGGGTATTACTCTCGGAGCTTTTACAGTATATTTATTGATTAAGAACGGTATTATGATTGGAGCCTTGGCCGCAGTGTTCTGGCAGCACGGCAAGTTCTATGATTTCTGGGCCTACATTGTTCCCCACGGCATGATTGAATTAACCGCGATTTTTATAGCGGGGGGGGCTGGATTATTGATGGGTTATCGCATTTTGGTGCCGGGTCAATATTCACGAACCTTCCAATTAAAACGGCAGGCCTTACGTTCAGTTCAGCTTTTTTTGGGTACAATTCCCCTGTTTATTGTCGCGGGCATTATAGAAGGGTATATCACTCCCGCCCAAATTTCCCTGGAGGCTAAGTATGCTTTTTCTTTGTTCACAGTAATTGGGCTCGTTGTGTATGTATGGCTGGGGGGACGAGGGAGAAAACAGTCTCCGTCCCCTACAGGATTCCACGATTAATAATATCGATATAATGGGACACGGCTTGTGCAGCAAGTTGTTCCTCAGGAACGTCTAACATCTGAATGCCCATCCGTCCCCAGCGTCGAAGGGACCGTTTTTTGTAGAGCACTTCTTTTTGGGCGATGCTTTTAATCATTGCCCGTTGCGTAGTGTGGGGCTCAGTCCGGAGCCATTTGGCAACCATTGGATCATGAATACCCAACAACAAAAAATGGTGTTTGCGGCGTACCCTTTGCAGGTAGAAGGGCGGGGTTTCTTCCAGCAAAAATGGGTCCAGATCACTAAACAAGAGCAGGAAACCCTGTCTTTTCTGGACAGTTTCTAAATGTTGAAAAGCCTGAGCATAATTCGATTCGACTGGATCAACTTGCAGGGTGTAAACCTCTTGCAGGATGGTACGTAAATAGGCAATGCCTTTGCCTGGTGGTACATAAGCTTTTATGACATTAGAAAAAGCGAGGACGGAAACATAGTCCCCCTGCTTAAGGGCCACTGCCGCTACGCTGAGGGCGGCTTCGAAGGCGCGTTCCAATTTATTTCCTTGGCTTAATTCCACACCCATGGTTCGCCCGCAGTCCAGGAGAATGGTAATGTATTTTCCATGTTCCGGCTCATAAATATTGGTCATCAGTTCTGAGAGTTTGGCGGTTTGACGCCAGTTAATTTTTCG comes from Desulfosporosinus meridiei DSM 13257 and encodes:
- a CDS encoding DUF3102 domain-containing protein, which codes for MNNVVNERTPLVIAAEINMLKDHTHKTVLINSVEIGRRLTEAKALLNHGEWGQWLKESVNYSQSTATRLMQIYKEYGPKLLDVSEGNNSSNYAALHNLTYTQALILLGLPEEEREKFVEDNAIENMSTRELQQTVSEKNQAIEDRNQAQAEKSQAIEEKESLKKELDGKDREIARLSNQTQDLEKQVDDFKLKYQKELDKVAEKQPALKEITEAAPSAEKISELEEQLKTAQAKNSSIPYDAQFSIHRENIRKTFEELLRSLTALDKIDPKQKEINRAAAQEMLQNMVNMLKEWPPAIKFTN
- the ehuA gene encoding ectoine/hydroxyectoine ABC transporter ATP-binding protein EhuA; translation: MKLQAEVNKSEPMVRYRGISKSFGDLHVLDKIDLDIAPGEKVAVIGPSGSGKTTLGRMLVTLEKPTAGTIEVNGDQLWHKNVNGSLMPADAKHLYKVRGHVGMVFQQFNLFPHMTILRNVMEAPVQVLGVPKKEAKEQAIAMLEKVGLGQKLDNYPRQLSGGQQQRVAIARALVMRPKVIVFDEVTSALDPEMVGEVLTVLKEIAAEGNTTMLLITHEMAFAREVADRVIFMDGKIIEQGPPEQLFENPQNPRTISFLSRFRK
- a CDS encoding stage II sporulation protein M, whose protein sequence is MDLKAFMKQHAQDWDLLEQSLKELSKGKRALTAERVDYFQMSYQKAVNHLSFSQTYFPEEEVTIYLNDLVAKAHNLLYRDQGTTSLSQLKHFFGSTFIHLMIEQRRFVWTAFILFLIGGLGGFLAVITDPLHLYSVLPGEIAKHVDPDQLGQHGIVDSAGISAQIMTNNIQVALLAFVGGITLGAFTVYLLIKNGIMIGALAAVFWQHGKFYDFWAYIVPHGMIELTAIFIAGGAGLLMGYRILVPGQYSRTFQLKRQALRSVQLFLGTIPLFIVAGIIEGYITPAQISLEAKYAFSLFTVIGLVVYVWLGGRGRKQSPSPTGFHD
- a CDS encoding GntR family transcriptional regulator, which produces MREEKRTVPGNLSSLVVDYLKNKILAGHYKEGDHVTEVNVAAELGISRAPVREGIRELQNQGLMKSIPRKGNYVARMGLEDVREIFDIRILLENSVLEIIVKENKLSETDFGKLNNIVRDMELIAEGSGEETDKIVAMNQKDMEFHSYLWEKSGSKRREKVLHDLNVQLQMAMVIDTQLTGNLDVTAKDHYEIIRHLQLADLENCKKALRNHIMTYKMEETVEENQA
- a CDS encoding RDD family protein gives rise to the protein MSLNQVHITTPEQVSINFKIAGLGSRASANIIDWVILILINVGITFSLIKFSEAYPNTDPLSEAASSYLTAIMIVLLFLLLWGYFVFFEFFSSGRTPGKMIVGIKVIQDNGQSITFLASAVRNLFRIIDFLPVLFLLGIIMIFLHSRHKRIGDLAAGTLVIYQPKSKRKKKNNPLEKVIERRLNTQQIALDLNEWSKQKIGIREWELLNTYMIRRASLSQADRENIARQVAGILFPLLGVDLAYEHFDEVENYLFALYLQVREDWQ
- the ehuD gene encoding ectoine/hydroxyectoine ABC transporter permease subunit EhuD, translating into MWDWNFTVSFLPKLLKSLQITLSATFVAFLLSCLLGLLIAVLKRSKIKPIVWLVSGGVEFIRSTPLLAQVFFVFYVLPKFGLALSPFLAGVLTLGVHYSTYLSEVYRAGIDSIPKGQWEAASVLNFSRSHVWLKIIIPQAIPPMIPVFGNYLIALLKDTPLLSAITLIELLGKAKIIGADSFRYLEPITMAGVIFLVMSYLLSLLVQQMNAQFNQNL
- the ehuC gene encoding ectoine/hydroxyectoine ABC transporter permease subunit EhuC; this translates as MSPPFDILPILLRGAGVTIELTIVSAVLAFLVSFLVGFGRLAQSKLIRICSGVYTEFFRGTSLLVQLFWVYFVLPLFHVNLTAMQAGILILGLHFGAYGSEVVRSSILAIPKGQTETGIVLNMKPRQIMWRIILPQAFLIMIPTFGNYLIELLKATAVVSLITLNDLMFQASMLQNTTLRTTETFGMVLLIYFCLAYPLTLGVRYAERKMSVGRA
- a CDS encoding DUF58 domain-containing protein, which gives rise to MIKLSKTLWTRHLFRDKGILPTRKLIGLVLVCALPISLAAYRGLGWIAFLGLNSLLVLASLLDLWLLPRRSQLVCVRIAKADLERGQEFAVALQLANNSKSAIKFRLIDNLPPSFLNPFPLIGEIPSGQTLELSYASQALIRGDYVLDKVFFRLTANLALWEKQVVFPAITKVRVIPDLSQVRGGLATAQKSLVDHGSKAKRNRIGSGEFTQIRTYMPGDDPRKINWRQTAKLSELMTNIYEPEHGKYITILLDCGRTMGVELSQGNKLERAFEAALSVAAVALKQGDYVSVLAFSNVIKAYVPPGKGIAYLRTILQEVYTLQVDPVESNYAQAFQHLETVQKRQGFLLLFSDLDPFLLEETPPFYLQRVRRKHHFLLLGIHDPMVAKWLRTEPHTTQRAMIKSIAQKEVLYKKRSLRRWGRMGIQMLDVPEEQLAAQAVSHYIDIINRGIL
- a CDS encoding aminotransferase class I/II-fold pyridoxal phosphate-dependent enzyme, which codes for MFSNITEIDELVNRHVLYRQNCLNLIASENCSSLAVRNHLTSDFGNRYGCYSTADPANREYRGNKYIHEFEMKTQDLVKDVFGAAYADLRPIGGHIAGVASVLGLLSPHDLVLEIHLRDWGHGLVTLMREASHLQESIRLEFIPFDEDRAVDLPGLLRMIHDLKPKMIIFGGSGMLWPEPIAEIKEIASREGIILVHDSSHVNGLIAGGVFPNPLQQGVDVMIGSTHKSFPGPQGGFILTNDGEIYKKIGNTLGASLVTSHHLQRLPALAVAMLEMKAFGKEYGTQVIKNSQALGRYMEEDGFRVIGSARGYSQTHLILVDVSDFGSGLEISKQLEKANILCSDDFGQLDRELRIGTAEVTRNGMREGDMKFIADCFRRIIIEKEEPGQVAEDIRGFTEHYRDCLYALK
- the ehuB gene encoding ectoine/hydroxyectoine ABC transporter substrate-binding protein EhuB — protein: MKKRSVILTTLSVFILAVSLVGCGSAAKSDNPAPKEASTLEKAKQQGYITVGFANEAPYAYATPDGKLTGEAVEVSRAILKKLGINEMNGVLTEFGSLIPGLNANRFDMITAGMWINADRAKQVNFANPDYQIGEGIAVKAGNPLNLHSYEDIAANAQVKVGAMSGSAEIKELTAIGVKDSQIVSVPDQPSALAALQSGRVNVITMSGPALQSVLDTAKDSGIERVKEFTQPVIDGKSVVGYGAAVLRKADVDFLEAYNKELAAMEKSGELLEIIKPFGFTEENLPGGITVEQVLAK